Proteins encoded together in one Halanaerobiales bacterium window:
- the rimM gene encoding ribosome maturation factor RimM (Essential for efficient processing of 16S rRNA), with protein MEELVTIGQIIKNQGNKGEVRVFPLTDFPNRFEFLDKVFLVKDEEIIEKEIETARIHNGKYIAIKFSDINNIGEALELKDYYLKIPRELMVPLKKNEYYIDEIIGFKVKTKKGKELGVLEKVQDTGGTDIFIIKGEKKEYMIPATKEIIIEIDEEKKLMIVDPIPGLLDL; from the coding sequence ATGGAGGAATTAGTTACAATCGGACAGATAATAAAAAATCAGGGAAATAAAGGAGAAGTAAGAGTTTTTCCTTTAACAGATTTCCCAAATAGATTTGAGTTTCTTGATAAAGTATTTTTAGTAAAAGATGAAGAAATTATTGAGAAAGAAATAGAAACTGCTCGAATCCATAATGGTAAATATATCGCAATTAAATTTTCTGATATAAATAATATTGGAGAAGCTTTAGAATTAAAAGATTATTATCTTAAAATTCCTCGTGAATTAATGGTTCCCCTCAAAAAAAATGAATATTATATTGATGAAATAATTGGTTTTAAGGTTAAAACCAAAAAGGGAAAAGAATTGGGTGTTTTAGAAAAGGTTCAGGATACTGGTGGAACTGATATTTTTATAATAAAAGGTGAAAAGAAAGAATATATGATTCCAGCTACCAAGGAAATAATTATCGAAATAGATGAGGAAAAAAAATTAATGATAGTTGATCCAATTCCAGGATTACTTGATTTATAA
- a CDS encoding KH domain-containing protein produces MKELVTNIAKAIVDEPEKVHVNKVEGEKSVILELSVADDDMGKVIGKQGRIARAIRTVVKAAATKEGKKVIVDIQ; encoded by the coding sequence ATGAAAGAATTAGTTACCAATATTGCAAAAGCTATTGTAGATGAACCTGAAAAAGTTCATGTTAATAAAGTTGAAGGAGAAAAATCAGTAATACTTGAATTGAGTGTAGCAGATGATGATATGGGAAAAGTAATTGGTAAACAGGGCAGGATTGCCCGAGCTATTCGCACTGTAGTAAAAGCAGCTGCAACTAAAGAAGGAAAAAAAGTTATAGTGGATATTCAGTAA
- the ftsY gene encoding signal recognition particle-docking protein FtsY: MLFKSNKEEKEEEKNQGFFARLKKGLDKTRSNFVDKVTGLFTGDGALDDDFFEELEELLIQADVGIHTTMELIDDLKYIVDEKDIETPAELYDIFKDELADMLQDEEGKLELKDGLNIIMVVGVNGSGKTTTIAKIAKRFKEKGKDVMLAAGDTFRAGAIDQLQVWGDRLGVKVIAQSEGSDSAAVAYDAVQSAKAKDMDLLIVDTAGRLHTQKNLMKELQKVRNVIGKEAGENIPVEVLLVLDATNGQNAISQAKLFNESVDVDGIALTKLDGTAKGGIVVAVKNELGIPIKLIGVGEAAKDLQNFNPEEFVEALFAEE, encoded by the coding sequence ATGTTATTTAAAAGTAATAAAGAAGAAAAAGAGGAAGAAAAAAATCAAGGTTTTTTTGCGAGATTAAAAAAGGGTCTGGACAAAACCAGAAGTAATTTTGTTGATAAGGTAACAGGTCTTTTTACAGGAGATGGAGCTTTAGATGATGATTTTTTTGAAGAGCTTGAAGAATTATTAATTCAGGCTGATGTAGGAATTCATACTACTATGGAATTAATAGATGATCTAAAATATATTGTAGATGAAAAGGATATTGAAACACCTGCTGAATTATATGATATATTCAAAGATGAACTGGCAGACATGCTCCAGGATGAAGAAGGTAAGCTGGAATTAAAAGATGGATTAAATATTATAATGGTAGTTGGGGTAAATGGTTCTGGTAAAACTACTACCATTGCTAAAATTGCCAAAAGATTTAAGGAAAAAGGAAAGGATGTAATGTTAGCAGCAGGTGATACCTTTCGTGCAGGAGCTATTGATCAACTTCAGGTTTGGGGAGATAGATTGGGAGTAAAGGTTATTGCTCAATCTGAAGGTTCAGATTCTGCTGCTGTGGCATATGATGCAGTCCAATCAGCTAAAGCTAAAGACATGGATTTATTAATTGTAGATACAGCCGGGAGATTGCATACTCAAAAAAATCTAATGAAAGAGTTACAGAAAGTAAGAAATGTTATTGGAAAAGAAGCTGGTGAGAATATTCCGGTAGAGGTATTATTAGTTTTAGATGCTACAAATGGTCAGAATGCTATTTCTCAGGCTAAATTATTTAATGAATCTGTGGATGTAGATGGAATAGCTTTAACTAAGTTGGATGGTACTGCTAAAGGTGGAATTGTAGTTGCTGTTAAAAATGAATTAGGAATACCTATAAAATTAATTGGAGTAGGAGAAGCAGCTAAGGATTTACAAAATTTCAATCCAGAGGAATTTGTTGAAGCCTTATTTGCAGAAGAATAG
- the rplS gene encoding 50S ribosomal protein L19: MNIIEQIEKEQMKEEVPEFSPGDTLKLKVKVVEGGKERFQPFEGTVLKKRGKGAKATFTLRKISHGVGVERTFPLHSPNVQDIEVVRRGDVRRARLYYLRKRRGKASRIKEKRD, encoded by the coding sequence ATGAATATTATAGAACAGATAGAAAAGGAACAAATGAAGGAAGAAGTTCCTGAATTTAGTCCTGGTGATACATTGAAATTAAAAGTAAAAGTAGTTGAAGGTGGAAAAGAAAGATTTCAACCCTTTGAAGGTACTGTACTTAAGAAAAGAGGAAAAGGTGCAAAAGCAACTTTCACTCTAAGAAAGATATCTCATGGGGTAGGTGTTGAAAGAACTTTTCCCCTTCATTCACCTAATGTACAGGATATAGAAGTTGTACGTCGTGGTGATGTAAGAAGAGCAAGATTATATTATCTCCGTAAGAGAAGAGGAAAAGCTTCAAGAATTAAAGAAAAAAGAGATTAA
- a CDS encoding sigma factor-like helix-turn-helix DNA-binding protein, whose amino-acid sequence MIFLLEKTIEINLLFDYYGELLTDKQQEAMKLYYYHDLSLAEISEKLDISRQGVYDHLHRGEDILRDYEEKIGLINRYNKFKKEIEKLVIEIDDLELNKDKKTDLKEKVSNLKNFL is encoded by the coding sequence GTGATTTTTTTGTTAGAAAAAACAATTGAGATTAATCTTTTATTTGATTATTATGGAGAATTATTAACTGATAAACAACAGGAAGCAATGAAACTATATTATTATCATGATTTATCTCTTGCCGAAATTTCTGAAAAACTTGATATTAGTCGTCAGGGTGTATATGATCATCTGCATCGTGGTGAAGACATTTTAAGGGATTATGAAGAAAAAATTGGACTTATAAATAGATATAATAAATTTAAAAAAGAAATTGAAAAATTAGTTATAGAAATAGATGATTTAGAGTTAAATAAAGATAAAAAGACTGACTTAAAAGAAAAAGTTAGCAATTTGAAAAATTTCCTATAA
- the ffh gene encoding signal recognition particle protein: MIFEGLAEKLQDTFKKLSGKGKLNEKDVKSALREVKMALLEADVNYKVVKNFIKRIEERAVGSEVMESLTPGQQVIKIVNDELSDLMGGSRAEINLSDNPPTTIMLVGLQGAGKTTFAGKLARNFKNEGKQPLLAAGDIYRPAAIKQLQVLGDRLEVPVFSMGDKKDPSDIAKGAVSSANSKGNDVVIFDTAGRLHIDEEMMDELKEIKSAINPDEILLVVDAMTGQDAVNVAENFDDVLGIDGVALTKLDGDARGGAALSIKAVTGKPIKFVGTGEKLADMEPFYPERMSSRILGMGDVLSLIEKAEKNIDEKKAEELEEKIRNNSFTLDDFLDQMDQVRNMGPLDEVLGMMPGMGGAKQLKNMQFDEKELDHIEAIISSMTQEEKLDPSIINGSRRKRIAKGSGRKVQEVNRLLKQFKQTKKMMKQLNNGKKPGGMGGMNLPFFG; encoded by the coding sequence ATGATTTTTGAAGGTTTAGCAGAAAAACTTCAGGACACTTTTAAAAAATTGAGTGGTAAAGGAAAACTTAATGAAAAGGATGTAAAAAGTGCTCTAAGAGAAGTTAAGATGGCACTTTTAGAAGCTGATGTTAACTATAAAGTTGTAAAAAACTTTATTAAAAGAATAGAAGAAAGAGCAGTAGGTAGTGAAGTTATGGAAAGCCTAACGCCCGGTCAGCAGGTTATAAAGATTGTAAATGATGAACTTTCTGACTTGATGGGTGGTTCTCGAGCTGAAATAAACCTTTCTGATAATCCTCCAACTACTATTATGTTGGTTGGTTTGCAGGGAGCAGGTAAAACTACTTTTGCTGGTAAGTTAGCCAGAAATTTCAAAAATGAAGGGAAGCAACCATTATTGGCAGCTGGTGATATTTATAGACCTGCAGCTATAAAACAGTTACAGGTATTAGGTGATAGACTTGAAGTGCCTGTATTCAGTATGGGAGATAAAAAGGATCCCAGTGATATTGCGAAAGGTGCAGTCAGTTCTGCAAATTCAAAAGGAAATGATGTTGTAATTTTTGATACTGCTGGTAGATTGCATATAGATGAAGAAATGATGGATGAATTAAAAGAAATAAAGTCAGCAATTAATCCTGATGAGATTTTATTAGTAGTTGATGCCATGACCGGGCAGGATGCTGTTAATGTTGCCGAAAATTTTGATGATGTTTTAGGAATAGATGGTGTGGCTTTAACAAAGCTAGATGGTGATGCTCGTGGTGGAGCTGCTCTTTCTATAAAAGCTGTTACAGGTAAACCAATTAAGTTTGTTGGTACTGGTGAAAAATTAGCTGATATGGAGCCATTTTATCCAGAAAGAATGTCTTCCCGTATTTTAGGAATGGGAGATGTATTAAGTTTAATTGAAAAAGCAGAAAAAAATATAGATGAGAAAAAAGCAGAAGAACTTGAAGAAAAAATCAGAAATAATAGTTTTACTTTAGATGATTTTTTGGATCAAATGGACCAGGTAAGAAATATGGGTCCTCTTGATGAAGTTCTGGGTATGATGCCTGGTATGGGCGGAGCCAAGCAATTGAAAAATATGCAATTTGATGAAAAAGAATTAGATCATATTGAAGCAATAATTAGTTCTATGACTCAGGAGGAAAAATTAGATCCTTCTATTATAAATGGAAGTAGAAGAAAAAGGATTGCTAAGGGTAGTGGTAGAAAAGTTCAGGAAGTAAATAGACTTTTAAAACAATTTAAACAAACTAAGAAAATGATGAAACAGCTAAACAATGGCAAAAAACCTGGAGGAATGGGTGGAATGAATTTACCATTCTTTGGGTAA
- a CDS encoding VIT1/CCC1 transporter family protein: MIDKNIDETTRKILIKSQKDEITEYYLYNKLASVTKNEENSKILRDIAKDEKEHYDFWKKYTGEEVKPKKLKIFFYYWLARIFGIMFGIKLMENGEEDAQEVYKKVAKKIPSAQKIVEDEDNHEDELINLIDEERLKYIGSVVLGLNDALVELTGTLAGLSFALQNTNLIALSGMITGIAASFSMAASEYLSTKQEEGEKHELKSSFYTGMAYIVTVILLIIPYFIFTHYLTSLAATIIMAILIIVVFNFYVAIARDLSFKKRFIEMATISLGVSFFSFIVGIIIRSVFGVDV; encoded by the coding sequence ATGATAGATAAAAATATAGATGAAACTACTCGAAAAATTTTAATTAAATCTCAAAAGGATGAAATAACGGAATATTATTTATATAATAAATTAGCATCAGTAACAAAGAATGAAGAGAATAGTAAGATATTAAGAGATATAGCCAAAGACGAAAAAGAACATTATGATTTTTGGAAAAAATATACTGGAGAAGAGGTTAAACCTAAAAAATTAAAAATCTTTTTTTATTATTGGCTGGCAAGAATTTTTGGAATTATGTTTGGTATTAAATTAATGGAAAATGGTGAAGAAGATGCCCAGGAAGTATATAAAAAAGTAGCCAAAAAAATTCCTTCAGCTCAAAAAATTGTAGAAGATGAAGATAACCATGAAGATGAACTAATAAATCTCATAGATGAAGAAAGATTAAAATATATTGGTTCTGTAGTTTTGGGTTTAAATGATGCCTTGGTTGAATTAACAGGTACTCTAGCTGGATTATCTTTTGCTTTACAGAATACAAATTTAATTGCTCTTTCTGGAATGATAACTGGTATAGCTGCTTCATTTTCAATGGCTGCTTCCGAATATTTATCAACCAAACAGGAAGAAGGAGAAAAACATGAGTTAAAATCTTCATTTTATACTGGAATGGCTTACATAGTAACTGTAATTTTATTAATAATCCCTTATTTTATTTTTACTCATTATCTGACAAGTCTTGCTGCAACAATAATTATGGCCATTTTGATTATAGTTGTTTTTAATTTTTATGTAGCTATAGCCAGAGATTTAAGTTTTAAAAAGAGATTTATAGAAATGGCAACTATTAGTTTAGGGGTCTCTTTTTTCTCATTTATAGTAGGAATAATAATTAGGTCGGTATTTGGTGTTGATGTTTAA
- the trmD gene encoding tRNA (guanosine(37)-N1)-methyltransferase TrmD: MNFDILTLFPEMFEGPFSTSILSRAREKKLININITNIRDYTEDKHNTTDEPPYGGGAGMVLKVNPIYKAWNDINAKNREKVHTVLLSPQGKTLNQEKVKELSSYNNLTLICGHYEGVDERVRKSIVDEEVSIGDYVLTGGELPAMVLVDAVSRMVDGVLGDEDSSKKDSFYEGLLEHPHYTRPREFENMKVPEVLLSGHHARIKRWRLKKALKRTLIRRPDLLEKKKLSKREKKLLKEVKQEIKGENNEQN; the protein is encoded by the coding sequence ATGAATTTTGATATTCTTACTCTTTTCCCGGAGATGTTTGAGGGGCCATTTTCAACAAGTATTTTGTCTCGAGCTAGAGAGAAAAAATTAATTAATATAAATATCACAAATATACGAGATTATACTGAGGATAAGCATAACACAACTGATGAACCTCCTTATGGTGGAGGAGCTGGAATGGTTCTAAAGGTGAATCCTATTTATAAAGCCTGGAATGATATTAATGCAAAAAACAGGGAAAAAGTTCACACTGTATTATTATCTCCACAGGGTAAAACTCTTAATCAGGAAAAAGTAAAAGAATTAAGTTCTTATAACAATCTTACATTGATTTGTGGTCATTATGAAGGAGTAGATGAAAGAGTTAGAAAAAGTATTGTTGATGAAGAAGTTTCTATTGGAGATTATGTATTAACTGGAGGAGAACTTCCAGCTATGGTTTTAGTTGATGCAGTTTCCAGGATGGTAGATGGAGTTCTGGGAGATGAAGATTCAAGTAAAAAAGATTCCTTTTATGAAGGACTTTTAGAACATCCACATTACACCAGACCGAGAGAATTTGAAAATATGAAAGTTCCAGAGGTTTTGTTAAGTGGCCATCATGCCAGGATAAAGCGCTGGCGATTGAAGAAAGCTTTAAAAAGAACATTAATTAGAAGACCTGATCTTTTAGAAAAAAAGAAGCTATCAAAAAGGGAAAAAAAATTATTAAAAGAAGTTAAGCAGGAAATAAAGGGTGAAAATAATGAGCAGAATTGA
- a CDS encoding ribonuclease HII: MDDLSQYTIKEIKDKCSKIKVDEDIIEKLAADSRKGVKKLAEKFKREKKKEEELKQKWIKMNKITTKLKNDGHEMICGLDEAGRGPLAGPVVASAVLLDPFQKIIGLDDSKKLSEKKRNKLFTEIKEKALAVGIGIVENDIIDKINIQQASFKAMKKALNKFNFEPDYLLVDGNKEIPEVNISQKAVIDGDEKVNSIAAASIIAKVTRDRIIEKYDNKYPVYGFKSNKGYGTKEHIDALKKYGPTPIHRYSYSVVNKYS, translated from the coding sequence ATGGATGATCTTTCTCAATATACAATAAAAGAGATAAAAGATAAGTGTTCAAAGATAAAAGTTGATGAAGATATTATTGAAAAATTAGCTGCTGATTCAAGAAAAGGTGTTAAAAAGCTTGCTGAAAAATTTAAAAGAGAAAAGAAGAAAGAAGAAGAATTAAAGCAAAAATGGATAAAAATGAACAAAATAACTACAAAATTAAAAAATGATGGTCATGAAATGATTTGTGGACTTGATGAAGCCGGAAGAGGACCTCTTGCTGGGCCGGTAGTTGCATCAGCTGTTTTATTAGATCCATTTCAAAAGATTATAGGTTTAGATGATTCTAAAAAACTTTCAGAAAAAAAGAGAAATAAATTATTTACAGAAATAAAAGAAAAAGCATTGGCGGTTGGAATTGGAATAGTTGAAAATGATATAATAGATAAAATTAATATTCAGCAGGCAAGCTTTAAAGCTATGAAAAAAGCTTTAAATAAATTTAATTTTGAACCTGATTATCTTTTGGTTGATGGTAATAAAGAAATTCCAGAAGTTAATATTTCTCAAAAAGCTGTTATTGATGGTGATGAAAAAGTCAATTCAATAGCTGCAGCATCCATTATAGCTAAAGTGACAAGAGATAGAATTATTGAAAAATATGATAACAAATATCCAGTGTATGGGTTTAAAAGTAATAAAGGATATGGAACCAAAGAACATATTGATGCTTTAAAAAAATATGGCCCTACTCCTATTCATCGTTATTCTTATTCTGTAGTTAATAAATATAGTTAA
- the rpsP gene encoding 30S ribosomal protein S16: MVKIRLKRFGSKRNASYRLIVSDSRNAPTGQFIEELGYYNPTAEPAEYEIDEEKALKWLNNGAKPSSTVKSLLKEAGVMSKFHEQSS; the protein is encoded by the coding sequence ATGGTAAAAATTAGATTAAAAAGATTTGGTAGTAAAAGAAATGCTTCATATCGTTTAATTGTATCTGATTCAAGAAATGCTCCTACAGGGCAGTTTATTGAAGAGTTAGGATATTATAATCCAACAGCTGAACCTGCTGAGTATGAAATAGATGAGGAAAAAGCACTTAAGTGGTTAAATAATGGTGCAAAACCTTCCAGTACTGTAAAAAGTCTACTTAAAGAAGCAGGAGTAATGTCTAAATTTCACGAACAGTCTTCCTAA
- a CDS encoding RNA methyltransferase, with amino-acid sequence MSRIDANVYLGLVHHPIYNKNGEKITTTVTNLDLHDISRAAKTYDINKYFVINHLESQQALVKRMQNYWTSGFGSDYNENRQEAFSVLNIEDTLDDVLKAIKNETGKEAILVATDAREFPNQKSYSKMRDLIYSSDRPYLLIFGTGWGLTEETLDRCDYMLNPIYGRGEFNHLSVRSAASIILDRLLSSPWWEE; translated from the coding sequence ATGAGCAGAATTGATGCTAATGTATATTTAGGTTTGGTTCATCATCCAATATACAATAAAAACGGTGAAAAAATTACAACTACAGTAACCAATCTTGACTTACATGATATTTCTAGGGCTGCAAAAACATATGATATAAATAAATATTTTGTAATAAATCACCTTGAATCACAGCAGGCTTTGGTCAAAAGAATGCAAAACTATTGGACCAGTGGTTTTGGATCAGATTACAATGAAAATCGCCAGGAAGCATTTTCAGTATTAAATATTGAAGATACTCTTGATGATGTATTAAAAGCTATCAAAAATGAAACAGGAAAAGAAGCAATATTAGTTGCTACTGATGCAAGAGAATTTCCGAATCAAAAATCATATTCAAAAATGAGAGATTTAATTTATAGTTCAGATAGACCATATTTATTGATTTTTGGTACTGGATGGGGTCTTACTGAAGAAACTCTGGACAGATGTGATTATATGTTGAATCCAATTTATGGACGAGGAGAATTTAATCACCTTTCAGTTAGAAGTGCAGCATCAATTATATTGGATAGATTGTTATCTTCTCCCTGGTGGGAAGAATAA
- a CDS encoding QueT transporter family protein: MKTKKLTRGAFIAGLYIIITYILSPISFGPLQFRLSESLTVLPILYPEAVPALFVGVLLSNIFGGLGLVDIIGGSLTTLIAAYFTYRYRDSFFAYLSPVIFNGLLISVYLHILFELPYWLTAIEIAVSEAVVVFLVGYPLIGYLKNKIK; this comes from the coding sequence TTGAAAACAAAAAAATTGACTAGAGGAGCTTTTATTGCTGGTTTATATATTATAATTACATATATTTTATCTCCTATTAGTTTTGGACCTTTACAATTTCGTTTATCTGAATCCTTAACTGTACTTCCAATTTTATATCCAGAAGCAGTGCCAGCTCTATTTGTAGGAGTATTATTATCAAATATATTTGGAGGCCTGGGATTGGTAGACATTATTGGCGGAAGTTTAACTACGTTAATTGCTGCTTATTTTACTTATCGTTATAGAGACAGTTTTTTTGCCTACCTTAGTCCTGTAATATTTAATGGACTGTTAATTAGTGTTTATCTACATATTCTTTTTGAATTACCATACTGGTTAACAGCGATTGAAATTGCTGTTAGTGAGGCAGTTGTAGTTTTTCTAGTTGGATATCCTTTAATAGGGTATTTGAAAAATAAAATAAAATAA
- a CDS encoding YraN family protein, with protein MKFKNKREIGRWGEIKAKKFLEEKGYKIISENFRVKQGEIDLIVTKKKNLVFVEVKTRKTEFFGPPQAAVNFKKQKKIKTIAKIFLMRNRYNNYIKRFDVISIIYGNDKVSIEHFKNTF; from the coding sequence ATGAAATTTAAAAATAAAAGAGAAATTGGCAGATGGGGAGAAATAAAAGCAAAAAAATTTTTAGAAGAAAAAGGGTATAAAATTATTAGTGAAAATTTTAGAGTAAAACAGGGAGAAATTGATTTAATTGTTACGAAGAAAAAGAATTTGGTTTTTGTAGAAGTTAAAACCAGAAAAACAGAATTTTTTGGTCCTCCCCAGGCTGCTGTTAATTTTAAAAAACAAAAGAAAATAAAAACTATAGCAAAAATTTTTCTTATGAGAAATAGATACAATAATTATATAAAAAGATTTGATGTTATTTCAATTATTTACGGTAATGATAAAGTTAGTATTGAACATTTTAAAAACACATTTTAA
- the ylqF gene encoding ribosome biogenesis GTPase YlqF → MINWYPGHMAKAKRRLKEDLSMVDMVIEVLDARIPFSSRNPDLDQLLDNQKRVIVLNKKDLALEKVTDEWVNYFSKEYPTVALNSKEGIGISSLMERINNLHYKLLKKAEQKGRKNKDAKIMVIGIPNVGKSALINSLGGKGRVKTGDKPGVTRGKQWIKVTKDIRLLDTPGILWPNLGDENTSYKLAITAAIDSDRYDNETAAYRLIKYILEINPFILEKNYDIETKGIHPYDLMLEIGKKRGCLMSGGKIDKERVSKLILNDFRSGEFGKLSLETVEEIKEITEGGN, encoded by the coding sequence ATGATAAATTGGTATCCAGGACATATGGCCAAAGCTAAGAGAAGATTAAAAGAGGATCTTAGTATGGTTGATATGGTTATTGAAGTTTTAGATGCTAGAATTCCTTTTAGTAGCAGAAACCCTGATCTTGATCAATTATTAGATAATCAAAAAAGAGTTATAGTTTTAAATAAAAAAGATTTAGCTTTAGAAAAAGTAACAGATGAATGGGTTAATTATTTTTCAAAAGAATATCCAACTGTTGCTTTGAATTCAAAAGAAGGTATAGGGATTTCTTCTTTAATGGAAAGAATTAATAATCTCCATTATAAACTTTTAAAAAAAGCAGAACAAAAGGGAAGAAAAAATAAAGATGCCAAAATAATGGTTATTGGAATCCCCAATGTTGGTAAGTCTGCACTTATTAATTCTCTTGGTGGTAAAGGAAGAGTAAAAACAGGTGATAAACCTGGAGTTACCAGAGGGAAACAGTGGATTAAAGTAACTAAAGACATAAGATTATTAGATACTCCTGGAATTTTATGGCCTAATTTGGGAGATGAAAACACTAGTTATAAACTTGCTATTACAGCAGCAATTGATTCTGATAGATATGATAATGAAACAGCAGCTTATAGGTTAATAAAATATATTTTGGAAATCAATCCATTTATTTTGGAAAAAAATTATGATATTGAAACTAAAGGTATTCATCCTTATGATTTAATGCTGGAAATTGGTAAAAAGCGAGGTTGCTTAATGAGTGGAGGGAAAATAGACAAAGAACGAGTTAGCAAACTTATATTAAATGATTTTCGCTCAGGAGAATTTGGCAAATTATCATTAGAAACTGTTGAAGAAATAAAAGAAATTACTGAGGGTGGTAATTAA
- a CDS encoding YifB family Mg chelatase-like AAA ATPase: MLAVLKSCSLLGIKGFIIRVEVDLNRGLPAFDIVGLPDTAVRESRERVKSAIKNSGYDFPVKRITINLAPANIKKIGPHFDLAIAGGILAAQNIIKVKELDDYLIVGELSLNGDVQKVNGILPMVLTAKKNKFKGVILPEENKLEASLVEGIEIIPVSHISDLIHIFGINKRKSVFNAQNSNKLFSKKVKNYEIDFSEIKGQHEAKRAIEIAVAGSHNLIMVGPPGVGKTMLAKRIPTIMPPLLKEEQLEVSRIQSILGKVNLANGLQTQRPFRTPHHSITAASMIGGGKIPVPGEISLAHKGVLFLDEISEYRRKVLELLRQPLEEKKVTISRSTMTVDFPAEFMLIASSNPCPCGYYGDPRRECHCTINQVRRYRNKISGPLLDRIDLQLEVPSLDVNELTEYKKGEKSKNIRKRVIAAQKIQQFRYKNENFINNSHLSGKNLYKYCKLHKNNKILLKKAIKELGLSARAYDRILRVARTISDLEGKENIRSGHLAEAIQYRRLEGEIH, from the coding sequence ATGCTGGCAGTTTTGAAAAGTTGTAGTTTGCTGGGAATAAAGGGGTTTATTATAAGAGTAGAGGTTGATCTAAATCGTGGTTTGCCTGCCTTTGATATTGTGGGTTTGCCAGATACAGCGGTTCGTGAATCAAGAGAAAGAGTAAAATCTGCAATTAAAAATTCTGGATATGATTTTCCGGTTAAAAGAATAACTATTAATCTGGCTCCGGCAAATATCAAAAAAATAGGTCCCCATTTTGATTTAGCTATTGCTGGAGGAATTTTAGCTGCTCAAAATATTATTAAAGTAAAAGAACTGGATGATTATTTAATAGTTGGAGAGCTATCATTAAATGGAGATGTTCAAAAAGTAAATGGCATTTTACCAATGGTATTAACTGCAAAGAAAAATAAATTTAAAGGTGTGATTTTACCGGAAGAAAATAAACTTGAAGCAAGTTTAGTTGAAGGAATAGAAATAATACCTGTAAGTCATATTTCTGATTTAATCCATATTTTTGGTATTAATAAAAGAAAATCTGTGTTTAATGCTCAAAATTCAAATAAGTTATTTAGTAAAAAGGTTAAAAATTATGAAATTGATTTTTCTGAAATAAAAGGTCAACATGAAGCCAAGAGAGCTATTGAAATTGCAGTTGCTGGAAGTCATAATCTTATAATGGTTGGTCCACCTGGAGTTGGTAAAACAATGTTAGCAAAAAGAATTCCAACTATTATGCCTCCACTTTTAAAAGAAGAGCAATTAGAGGTAAGTAGAATTCAAAGTATTTTAGGAAAAGTAAATCTTGCCAATGGTTTACAAACTCAAAGACCTTTTAGAACCCCGCATCACAGTATAACTGCTGCCAGTATGATTGGAGGAGGTAAAATACCTGTACCTGGAGAGATCAGTCTGGCCCATAAAGGAGTTTTATTTTTAGATGAAATATCTGAGTATAGGAGAAAAGTTCTGGAATTATTAAGACAACCTCTAGAAGAGAAGAAGGTTACTATTTCTAGATCGACAATGACAGTTGATTTCCCAGCTGAATTTATGTTAATTGCTTCCAGTAATCCCTGTCCATGTGGCTATTATGGTGATCCCAGACGTGAATGTCACTGCACTATAAACCAGGTCAGAAGATATAGGAATAAAATTTCCGGTCCACTTTTAGACAGAATTGATCTGCAATTAGAAGTGCCTTCTTTAGATGTTAATGAATTAACAGAATATAAAAAAGGAGAAAAATCTAAAAATATAAGAAAGAGAGTTATAGCTGCTCAAAAAATACAACAATTTAGATATAAGAACGAAAATTTTATTAATAACTCTCATTTGAGTGGAAAAAATTTATATAAGTATTGTAAATTACATAAAAATAATAAAATATTATTAAAAAAAGCAATAAAAGAATTAGGACTTAGCGCTCGAGCCTATGATAGAATATTAAGAGTGGCAAGAACTATATC